A part of Aquaspirillum sp. LM1 genomic DNA contains:
- a CDS encoding 1-acyl-sn-glycerol-3-phosphate acyltransferase yields the protein MLLLRNLLYWVGFLLLTPPYSLLAIAMLPFPRVFRHRVVTTWTHLMLAWLRLTCGLGFRVRGAEHIPSTPSIIACQHQSGWETMALQLIFPRQVWVAKKELMWVPFFGWGLAAVSAIMIDRKSRQAAQQLVALGKDRMKDGFWIVIFPEGTRMPPGQLGKFKQGGARLALSLDAPTVPVALNSGTLWPRNAFLKYPGTIDVIIGPAILPAGHTAESLTQAVEQWISAQQAQLPGNGTPSPA from the coding sequence ATGTTGCTGTTGCGTAATCTGCTGTACTGGGTGGGCTTTTTGCTGCTCACCCCGCCGTATTCGCTGCTGGCGATTGCCATGCTGCCGTTTCCCCGAGTGTTTCGGCATCGGGTGGTCACCACCTGGACCCACCTGATGCTGGCCTGGCTGCGGCTGACCTGCGGGCTGGGGTTTCGGGTGCGCGGGGCCGAGCATATTCCCAGTACGCCGTCGATCATTGCCTGCCAGCATCAGTCTGGCTGGGAAACCATGGCGCTGCAGCTGATTTTTCCGCGTCAGGTGTGGGTGGCCAAAAAAGAACTGATGTGGGTGCCGTTTTTTGGCTGGGGGCTGGCCGCGGTCAGCGCGATCATGATCGACCGCAAAAGCCGCCAGGCCGCCCAGCAGCTGGTGGCCCTGGGCAAAGACCGGATGAAGGATGGCTTCTGGATTGTGATTTTTCCGGAAGGCACCCGCATGCCACCCGGTCAGCTGGGCAAGTTCAAGCAGGGCGGTGCCCGGCTGGCACTGTCGCTGGATGCGCCCACCGTGCCGGTGGCGCTGAATTCCGGCACGCTGTGGCCGCGCAATGCATTTTTGAAGTACCCCGGTACGATTGACGTCATCATCGGCCCGGCCATCCTGCCCGCCGGCCACACCGCCGAAAGCCTGACCCAGGCCGTGGAACAGTGGATCAGCGCCCAGCAGGCTCAGTTGCCTGGCAACGGCACGCCTTCGCCTGCCTGA
- the nrdR gene encoding transcriptional regulator NrdR has protein sequence MKCPFCGHADTQVIDSRVSEDGASIRRRRRCLHCEKRFTTFETAEVRMPQVVKQNGHRAEYDASKVHTSFMRALHKRPVSTTLVDAAIERIGHKLLALGEREISSREIGEMVMNELAKLDKVAYVRFASVYRSFQDVSEFSDAIREISHSPHQP, from the coding sequence ATGAAATGCCCATTTTGCGGCCACGCTGACACCCAGGTGATCGATTCCCGCGTCAGCGAGGACGGTGCCAGCATCCGCCGCCGCCGCCGTTGCCTGCACTGCGAAAAGCGCTTCACCACCTTTGAAACCGCCGAAGTGCGCATGCCCCAGGTGGTCAAGCAGAACGGCCACCGCGCCGAATACGACGCCAGCAAGGTTCACACCAGCTTTATGCGCGCCCTGCACAAGCGCCCGGTGTCCACCACGCTGGTGGACGCCGCCATCGAGCGGATTGGCCACAAGCTGCTGGCGCTGGGCGAGCGGGAAATCAGCTCGCGCGAAATCGGCGAAATGGTGATGAACGAACTGGCCAAGCTAGACAAGGTGGCTTATGTGCGCTTTGCCTCGGTGTACCGCAGCTTCCAGGACGTGTCGGAGTTTTCCGACGCCATTCGCGAAATTTCCCATTCCCCCCATCAGCCATGA
- the hpnD gene encoding presqualene diphosphate synthase HpnD, translated as MTPDQYCEDKAAKSGSSFYYSFRFLPEDRRRAVTALYAFCREVDDVVDECQDERVARVKLAWWRSEVARLYAGAPEHPVGQALLPHVRALDLPQGQLLEIIDGMEMDLDQARYASFRDLQLYCYRVAGVVGQLCAQIFGYQDRQTLKYAHDLGIAFQLTNIIRDVGEDARRGRIYLPVEDLQRFNVPAEDILNYRETPAFQALMLFQIERAEQFYTQALALLPAVDRKPQRPGLMMAAIYRATLEEIRRDGAEKVLNQRLSLTPIRKLWLAWKTSVFG; from the coding sequence GTGACGCCCGACCAATATTGTGAAGACAAGGCCGCCAAAAGCGGTTCCAGCTTCTACTACAGCTTTCGCTTCTTGCCGGAAGACCGCCGCCGCGCGGTGACGGCGCTGTACGCCTTTTGCCGTGAAGTGGACGATGTGGTGGACGAATGCCAGGACGAACGGGTGGCGCGGGTCAAGCTGGCCTGGTGGCGCAGCGAAGTGGCGCGGCTGTACGCCGGCGCACCCGAACACCCGGTGGGCCAGGCCTTGCTGCCGCATGTGCGTGCGCTGGATTTGCCGCAAGGCCAGTTGCTGGAAATCATCGACGGCATGGAAATGGACCTCGACCAGGCGCGCTACGCCAGCTTCCGCGACTTGCAGCTGTACTGTTACCGGGTAGCCGGCGTGGTGGGCCAGCTGTGCGCGCAGATTTTTGGCTACCAGGACCGGCAGACGCTGAAATACGCGCATGATCTGGGGATTGCCTTTCAGCTGACCAACATCATCCGCGATGTAGGTGAAGACGCCCGGCGCGGGCGGATTTATCTGCCGGTAGAAGACTTGCAGCGCTTCAATGTGCCGGCGGAGGATATTCTCAACTACCGGGAAACCCCGGCGTTTCAGGCGCTGATGCTGTTTCAGATCGAACGCGCCGAACAGTTTTACACGCAGGCGCTGGCACTGCTGCCGGCAGTAGACCGCAAGCCACAACGCCCCGGCCTGATGATGGCAGCGATTTACCGCGCCACGCTGGAAGAAATCCGCCGCGATGGTGCCGAAAAGGTGCTGAATCAGCGGTTGTCGCTGACCCCCATCCGCAAACTGTGGCTGGCCTGGAAAACCTCGGTGTTTGGATGA
- a CDS encoding sodium:proton antiporter, which yields MSVARTLFRLTLLAGALSPGLAHAAGLDGSQLSLLWALPFAGLLLSIALFPIVAPEVWHHHFGKISLGWALAFLLPCALWLDPATAGGVVVHAMVDEYLPFIVLLFALYTISGGILITGNLHGSPVLNTGLLALGAACASLMGTTGAAMLLIRPLLRANDNRRHNVHVVVFFIFLVGNIGGGLTPIGDPPLFLGFLKGVSFAWTFSNMLLPVLTACLILLVVFYLLDSHYYRKEGVLPRDPTPDNARLGIQGVFNFALLAGVVGAVLMSGMWQPGLDLNVLGVKVGIQNLLRDGILLTLAGASLALTPTTLRDANEFNWGPIAEVGKLFAAIFITMAPAIAILRAGPQGDLAALVALVSSADGSPINPMYFWLTGSLSSFLDNAPTYLVFFNLASGDATQMMTEYSATLLAISAGAVFMGANSYIGNAPNFMIKAIAEQRGVPMPGFFGYMGWAWVFLFPLFVLLTLVFFR from the coding sequence ATGTCTGTTGCACGCACGTTGTTCCGACTGACCCTGCTGGCCGGCGCGCTCAGCCCTGGCCTGGCGCACGCGGCTGGCCTGGATGGCAGCCAGCTTTCCCTGCTGTGGGCGCTGCCTTTTGCCGGGCTATTGCTGTCGATTGCGCTGTTTCCGATCGTGGCTCCGGAAGTCTGGCACCATCATTTTGGCAAAATCTCGCTGGGCTGGGCGCTGGCGTTTTTGCTGCCCTGCGCGCTGTGGCTGGATCCGGCCACGGCGGGTGGGGTGGTGGTACACGCCATGGTGGACGAATACCTGCCATTTATTGTGCTGCTGTTTGCCTTGTACACCATTTCTGGCGGCATTCTGATTACCGGCAACCTGCACGGCTCACCCGTGCTGAACACTGGCCTGCTGGCGCTGGGCGCGGCCTGCGCCAGCCTGATGGGCACCACCGGCGCCGCCATGCTGCTGATTCGCCCGCTGCTGCGTGCCAACGACAACCGCCGCCATAATGTGCATGTGGTGGTGTTTTTTATTTTCCTGGTGGGCAATATCGGCGGCGGCCTCACCCCGATTGGTGACCCGCCGTTGTTTCTGGGTTTTTTGAAAGGCGTCAGCTTTGCCTGGACGTTCAGCAATATGCTGCTGCCGGTGCTGACGGCCTGCCTGATTCTGCTGGTGGTGTTTTATCTGCTCGACAGCCATTACTACCGTAAGGAAGGTGTGCTGCCGCGCGACCCCACCCCGGACAACGCGCGTCTGGGTATTCAGGGCGTGTTCAATTTTGCCCTGCTGGCCGGCGTGGTGGGCGCCGTGCTGATGTCCGGCATGTGGCAGCCAGGGCTGGACCTGAATGTGCTCGGGGTCAAGGTAGGCATTCAGAATCTGCTGCGCGACGGCATTTTGCTGACGCTGGCGGGGGCCTCGCTGGCGCTGACGCCCACCACCCTGCGCGACGCCAATGAATTCAATTGGGGGCCAATTGCCGAAGTGGGCAAGCTGTTTGCCGCCATCTTCATCACCATGGCCCCGGCGATTGCCATTTTGCGCGCCGGCCCGCAAGGCGATCTGGCCGCGCTGGTGGCGCTGGTGTCCAGCGCTGACGGCAGCCCGATCAACCCGATGTATTTCTGGCTGACCGGTTCGCTGTCCAGCTTCCTGGACAATGCACCGACCTACCTGGTGTTCTTCAACCTGGCCAGCGGCGATGCCACGCAGATGATGACCGAGTACAGCGCCACCCTGCTGGCCATTTCTGCCGGGGCGGTGTTCATGGGAGCAAACAGCTATATTGGCAATGCGCCCAATTTCATGATCAAGGCCATTGCCGAACAGCGCGGCGTGCCAATGCCAGGGTTTTTTGGCTATATGGGGTGGGCTTGGGTGTTTCTGTTCCCGCTGTTTGTGCTGCTCACCCTGGTGTTTTTCCGTTAA
- the hpnC gene encoding squalene synthase HpnC has product MSVGHYENFPVGSVLLPARLRPAVHAIYRFARSADDLADEGDASPAQRLAALAGYRARLDAIAQGEHCAGDPVFAPLAQAITRHQLPLAPFYDLLSAFSQDVTTTRYATFAELVSYCRLSANPVGRLMLHLFDEHDPRSLAMSDGICTALQLTNFLQDIALDWQKGRVYLPQDALAKYRVSEAQIAAGDTSGLWSVMMQQQIGRARSMLAAGAPLGKRLPGRFGLELRLIVLGGETILRKLHRSGGDVFQQRPVLTARDWLYMGYRALLGR; this is encoded by the coding sequence ATGTCGGTCGGTCACTATGAAAATTTCCCGGTAGGCTCGGTTTTGCTGCCGGCACGGTTACGGCCAGCGGTACACGCTATTTACCGCTTTGCCCGCAGCGCCGACGACCTGGCCGATGAAGGTGACGCCAGCCCGGCCCAGCGGCTGGCGGCGCTGGCGGGCTACCGTGCCCGGCTGGATGCCATTGCCCAGGGAGAACACTGTGCGGGCGACCCGGTGTTTGCGCCGCTGGCCCAGGCGATTACCCGCCACCAGCTGCCGCTGGCCCCATTTTACGATCTGCTCAGCGCCTTCAGCCAGGACGTGACCACCACCCGCTACGCCACATTTGCCGAGCTGGTCAGCTATTGCCGGCTGTCGGCCAACCCGGTGGGCCGGCTGATGCTGCACTTGTTTGATGAGCACGACCCGCGCAGCCTGGCTATGTCCGACGGCATTTGCACTGCGCTGCAACTGACCAATTTCTTGCAGGATATCGCCCTGGACTGGCAAAAAGGCCGGGTGTACCTGCCGCAGGACGCGCTGGCCAAATACCGGGTCAGCGAAGCGCAGATTGCCGCTGGCGACACCAGCGGGCTGTGGTCGGTGATGATGCAGCAGCAGATTGGCCGGGCGCGCAGCATGCTGGCGGCGGGCGCGCCGCTGGGCAAACGCCTGCCGGGGCGCTTTGGCCTGGAATTGCGGCTGATTGTGCTGGGCGGGGAAACCATTTTGCGCAAGCTGCATCGCAGCGGCGGCGATGTCTTTCAGCAGCGCCCGGTGCTGACCGCCCGCGACTGGCTGTATATGGGCTATCGCGCGCTGTTGGGCCGCTGA
- a CDS encoding M48 family metallopeptidase has product MATPTVTHSQLNTARGPLPFILVRSNRKSLGLQVSPNGVEVRAPLAMSQVQILAILATRHDWLWRHLDRLAAHAPSQAQAALEQVWLLGKPLPVSREQADRPSVVLEPDRVRVCGARDDAHARQLLEQRYRSMAERLFAERLALFAPRWQLAPSTLKLSSAKGRWGSCTQARVIRLSWRLLFAPLTVIDYVIAHELAHCLEMNHSAAFWVEVSRLYPDWAAQRAWLKQHGQYAPQW; this is encoded by the coding sequence ATGGCTACCCCCACCGTCACCCACAGCCAGCTCAACACCGCGCGCGGCCCGCTGCCATTTATCCTGGTGCGCAGCAACCGCAAAAGCCTGGGGCTGCAGGTCAGCCCGAACGGGGTAGAAGTGCGCGCGCCCCTGGCAATGAGCCAGGTGCAAATCCTGGCCATTCTGGCCACCCGCCACGACTGGCTGTGGCGACACCTCGACCGGCTGGCCGCGCACGCCCCCAGCCAGGCGCAGGCCGCGCTGGAGCAGGTCTGGCTGCTGGGCAAGCCCTTGCCGGTCTCGCGTGAACAAGCCGACCGGCCCAGCGTGGTGCTGGAGCCCGATCGGGTGCGGGTATGCGGCGCGCGCGACGATGCGCACGCCAGACAGCTGCTGGAACAGCGCTACCGCAGCATGGCCGAACGGCTGTTTGCCGAACGACTGGCCCTGTTTGCCCCGCGCTGGCAGCTTGCCCCCAGCACGCTGAAACTGTCATCGGCCAAGGGGCGCTGGGGCAGTTGCACCCAGGCCAGGGTGATCCGCCTGTCCTGGCGGCTACTATTTGCCCCGCTGACGGTGATTGACTATGTCATTGCCCACGAGCTGGCGCATTGCCTGGAAATGAACCATTCGGCGGCGTTCTGGGTCGAAGTAAGCCGTTTATACCCGGATTGGGCCGCCCAGCGCGCCTGGCTGAAACAGCACGGACAATACGCGCCACAGTGGTGA
- the ribD gene encoding bifunctional diaminohydroxyphosphoribosylaminopyrimidine deaminase/5-amino-6-(5-phosphoribosylamino)uracil reductase RibD: MTAFSTEDHQWMSQALRLAAQGLRTTSPNPRVGCLLVRDGQLVGSGWHQRAGEPHAEVYALAAAGERAAGATAYVTLEPCSHHGRTPPCADALIAAGVRRVVAAMTDPNPLVAGRGLQRLADAGIQAEHGLLASEAAELNKGFILRMVAGRPWVTVKLGASLDGKTALSDGRSQWITGPAARADVQALRARSCAILTGSGTVAADNPRLTVRDFAVERQPLRVVVEGVMCADSADREIFSDGGATLLACALPHPAHQARLQAQGVRVQVLPATNNPAKVDLAALLQQLGSEGINEVLVEAGMSLNGALLHAGLVDELVLYLAPVTLGHDSRGLFSMPPLPGLEQAQRWRWHDISRVGDDIRLTLRRPQAPA, from the coding sequence ATGACCGCATTCAGCACCGAAGACCACCAGTGGATGAGCCAGGCGCTGCGCCTGGCCGCGCAAGGCCTGCGCACCACCTCCCCTAACCCGCGCGTCGGCTGCCTGCTGGTGCGTGACGGCCAGCTGGTTGGCAGCGGCTGGCATCAGCGCGCGGGCGAACCACACGCCGAAGTGTACGCGCTGGCCGCCGCTGGCGAGCGCGCCGCCGGTGCCACCGCCTACGTCACCCTGGAGCCGTGCAGCCACCATGGCCGCACCCCGCCATGCGCCGATGCGCTGATTGCCGCCGGGGTCAGGCGGGTGGTGGCGGCGATGACCGACCCCAATCCACTGGTGGCCGGACGCGGCCTGCAACGACTGGCCGATGCCGGCATTCAGGCCGAACACGGCCTATTGGCCAGCGAAGCCGCCGAACTGAACAAGGGTTTCATCCTGCGCATGGTGGCAGGTCGGCCCTGGGTGACGGTCAAGCTGGGAGCCAGCCTGGACGGCAAAACCGCGCTCAGCGATGGGCGCAGCCAGTGGATTACCGGCCCGGCCGCCCGCGCCGATGTACAGGCGCTGCGTGCGCGCAGCTGTGCCATCCTGACCGGCTCTGGCACGGTGGCCGCCGATAACCCACGGCTGACCGTGCGCGATTTTGCCGTGGAGCGCCAGCCGCTGCGGGTGGTGGTGGAAGGGGTGATGTGTGCCGATTCTGCCGACCGGGAAATTTTCAGCGATGGCGGGGCCACCCTGCTGGCTTGCGCGCTGCCTCACCCGGCGCATCAGGCGCGGCTGCAGGCACAAGGCGTGCGGGTACAGGTGCTGCCCGCCACCAATAACCCGGCCAAGGTAGACCTGGCCGCGCTCTTGCAGCAACTGGGCAGTGAAGGCATCAATGAAGTGCTGGTGGAAGCCGGCATGAGCCTGAATGGCGCGCTGCTGCACGCCGGGCTGGTGGATGAGCTGGTACTCTACCTGGCCCCGGTGACCCTGGGCCACGACAGCCGCGGCCTGTTCAGTATGCCACCCCTGCCCGGCCTGGAGCAGGCACAGCGCTGGCGCTGGCATGACATCAGCCGGGTGGGCGACGATATCCGCCTGACCCTGCGCCGCCCGCAGGCCCCGGCCTGA
- the hpnE gene encoding hydroxysqualene dehydroxylase HpnE: MSRPTRPRVAVVGAGWAGLAAAVTLADWADLTVFEAGRVAGGRARRLAAPASEGVFDNGQHLLLGAYQHCLQLMRQVGANPDTLLWRVPQRLEMADEFCLTLPRLPAPLNQLAGWLGLRGLSWAERWAWLRALLHLRRQGFTVPATQTVADWLAEQRQSARLVRCFWEPLVLAALNTPLAQASMQVLATVLRDGVAGPAAHSEMLMPKVDLSALFPEPALHWLRAQGHATRLANRVKSLLPDADGVTVDAERFDAVVLATAPQHLAALLPAAAQDWLAPVNKLGYQPIYTVYLRAQRPAALPQAWLGLAGEPWGQWVFDRQRCVGQAGWLAVVISGPGPHQALSPDTLLQHTAAMLNRRFPDLRAQAEGRVVAERRATFSCDAGMQRIHPRSPWPRLVLAGDHVAGPYPATLEGAVRSGAHAAHILEKVLNC, translated from the coding sequence ATGAGCCGGCCAACGCGGCCACGGGTGGCGGTGGTTGGCGCGGGCTGGGCCGGGCTGGCGGCTGCCGTCACCCTGGCGGACTGGGCAGATCTCACGGTGTTCGAGGCTGGCAGGGTGGCGGGCGGTCGCGCCCGACGGCTGGCGGCCCCGGCCAGTGAAGGCGTGTTCGACAATGGCCAGCATTTGCTGCTGGGCGCTTATCAGCACTGCCTGCAACTGATGCGCCAGGTGGGGGCCAACCCGGACACCCTGCTGTGGCGCGTGCCGCAGCGGCTGGAAATGGCCGACGAGTTTTGCCTGACGCTGCCGCGTCTGCCCGCGCCGCTTAACCAACTGGCCGGCTGGCTGGGCTTGCGCGGACTGAGCTGGGCAGAACGCTGGGCCTGGCTGCGCGCCCTCTTGCACTTGCGCCGCCAAGGCTTTACTGTGCCCGCCACGCAGACCGTGGCCGACTGGTTGGCTGAACAGCGCCAGTCGGCGCGGCTGGTGCGTTGCTTTTGGGAGCCGCTGGTGCTGGCGGCGCTGAATACCCCGCTGGCGCAAGCGTCGATGCAGGTGCTGGCCACGGTGCTGCGCGATGGCGTGGCCGGCCCGGCGGCGCACAGCGAGATGCTGATGCCCAAAGTGGACCTGTCGGCGCTGTTTCCCGAACCGGCGCTGCACTGGCTGCGCGCACAAGGACATGCCACCCGTTTGGCGAACAGGGTAAAATCCCTGCTGCCCGATGCCGACGGGGTGACGGTGGATGCCGAGCGCTTTGACGCCGTGGTGCTGGCCACCGCGCCACAGCACCTGGCCGCGCTGCTGCCCGCTGCCGCACAAGACTGGCTGGCCCCGGTCAATAAACTGGGCTATCAGCCGATATACACGGTGTATTTGCGCGCGCAACGGCCAGCCGCGCTGCCGCAGGCGTGGCTGGGGCTGGCTGGCGAGCCGTGGGGGCAATGGGTATTCGACCGGCAGCGTTGTGTTGGGCAGGCTGGCTGGCTGGCGGTGGTGATCAGCGGGCCCGGCCCGCATCAGGCACTGAGCCCCGACACCTTGCTGCAGCACACTGCCGCCATGCTGAACCGGCGTTTTCCCGATTTGCGCGCCCAGGCCGAAGGCCGGGTGGTTGCCGAGCGGCGCGCCACCTTCAGTTGCGATGCCGGCATGCAACGGATTCACCCCCGCAGCCCCTGGCCACGCCTGGTGCTGGCGGGCGATCATGTGGCGGGGCCGTATCCGGCCACGCTGGAAGGCGCGGTGCGCAGTGGCGCACACGCGGCGCATATTCTTGAGAAAGTACTGAATTGCTGA
- the glyS gene encoding glycine--tRNA ligase subunit beta, with product MKHTLLVELFTEELPPKALPRLAASFAGAIVASLIEKKLVAADAQPTIFASPRRLGVSIPAVLAVAADEEAVEKIMPVAVALGADGQPSPALRKKLEARGIALDAVAQFERRLDGKSETFFYRYQAAGAKLADVLAGMVQDALKKLPIPKVMRWGDSDVTFVRPVHKLVMLHGADVVAGEVLGLTAGRETGGHRFLSAGAVTLTDADSYASTLHSVGKVVASFDARRDAIRAGLASRAAALNATLASDDALLDEVTALVEWPVVLEAGFAETFLNVPQECLILTMQQNQKYFPLLDAQGKLMNRFLLVSNLENADPSHIIHGNERVLRARLSDAKFFFEQDQKQKLESRVPRLGNVVYHNQIGTQLERVERLESLAGQIAALIGANVDDARRAARLAKADLVSDMVGEFPELQGIMGMYYAHLDGENDTVAAAIEGHYHPRFAGDSLPVGDVAKAVALADKLETVVGIYGIGLIPTGDKDPFGLRRHALGILRMALELPLDITELLALTAAAFPAGKLSASVASDVFGFMLDRLKNLLLADARADEIDAVLALAPTRLDRLRATLAAVAAFRALPEAATLAAANKRVKNILKKVEGEVSDTLNPALLAEAAEQALAAAIVTVRSEVDSAYAAHDLTGALTRLAALKAPVDAFFDGVMVMADDLAVRQNRLALLAQLAGLFNRVADISLLLE from the coding sequence ATGAAACACACCCTGCTTGTCGAACTGTTTACTGAAGAACTCCCGCCCAAGGCGCTGCCGCGCCTGGCGGCCAGCTTTGCCGGCGCGATTGTTGCCAGCCTGATCGAGAAAAAACTGGTGGCAGCTGACGCCCAGCCCACCATTTTTGCCAGCCCGCGCCGCCTGGGCGTGAGCATCCCCGCCGTGCTGGCGGTGGCCGCCGACGAAGAAGCCGTTGAAAAAATCATGCCGGTGGCGGTGGCGCTGGGCGCCGATGGCCAGCCCAGCCCGGCGCTGCGCAAAAAGCTGGAAGCGCGCGGCATTGCCCTGGACGCCGTTGCCCAGTTTGAACGCCGGCTGGACGGCAAGAGCGAAACCTTTTTCTACCGCTACCAGGCCGCCGGGGCCAAGCTGGCCGACGTGCTGGCCGGCATGGTGCAGGATGCCCTGAAAAAGCTGCCGATTCCCAAGGTGATGCGCTGGGGCGATTCCGATGTGACCTTTGTCCGTCCGGTGCACAAGCTGGTGATGCTGCACGGTGCCGACGTGGTGGCCGGCGAAGTGCTGGGCCTCACCGCAGGCCGCGAAACCGGCGGTCATCGCTTTTTGTCTGCTGGCGCGGTGACGCTGACCGACGCCGACAGCTACGCCAGCACGCTGCACAGCGTGGGCAAGGTAGTAGCCAGCTTTGACGCCCGCCGCGACGCCATCCGCGCCGGCCTGGCCAGCCGCGCCGCCGCGCTGAACGCCACCCTGGCCAGCGACGACGCCCTGCTGGACGAAGTGACCGCGCTGGTGGAATGGCCGGTGGTGCTGGAAGCCGGCTTTGCCGAGACCTTCCTGAACGTGCCGCAGGAATGCCTGATCCTGACCATGCAGCAAAACCAGAAGTATTTCCCGCTGCTGGATGCACAAGGCAAGCTGATGAACCGCTTCCTGCTGGTGTCCAACCTGGAAAACGCCGACCCGTCGCACATCATCCACGGCAACGAGCGCGTGCTGCGCGCCCGCCTGTCCGACGCCAAGTTTTTCTTTGAGCAAGACCAGAAGCAAAAGCTGGAAAGCCGCGTGCCGCGCCTGGGCAATGTGGTGTACCACAACCAGATTGGCACCCAGCTGGAGCGCGTCGAGCGGCTGGAAAGCCTGGCCGGCCAGATTGCCGCACTGATTGGTGCCAATGTGGACGACGCCCGCCGCGCCGCTCGCCTGGCCAAGGCTGACCTGGTCAGCGATATGGTGGGCGAGTTCCCCGAGCTGCAAGGCATCATGGGCATGTACTACGCCCATCTGGATGGCGAAAACGACACCGTCGCCGCCGCCATCGAAGGCCACTACCACCCGCGCTTTGCCGGCGACAGCCTGCCGGTGGGCGACGTGGCCAAGGCGGTGGCGCTGGCCGACAAGCTGGAAACCGTGGTCGGCATCTACGGCATCGGCCTGATTCCGACCGGCGACAAAGACCCGTTCGGCCTGCGCCGTCACGCGCTGGGCATTCTGCGCATGGCGCTGGAGCTGCCGCTGGACATCACCGAGCTGCTGGCGCTGACCGCTGCGGCTTTCCCGGCGGGCAAGCTGTCCGCCAGCGTGGCCAGCGATGTGTTTGGCTTTATGCTCGACCGGCTGAAAAACCTGCTGCTGGCCGACGCCCGCGCCGATGAAATCGACGCCGTGCTGGCGCTGGCCCCCACCCGGCTGGACCGCCTGCGCGCCACCCTGGCCGCCGTGGCCGCCTTCCGTGCCCTGCCAGAAGCCGCCACCCTGGCCGCCGCCAACAAGCGGGTGAAGAACATCCTGAAAAAGGTGGAAGGCGAAGTCAGCGACACGCTCAACCCGGCACTGCTGGCCGAAGCCGCCGAGCAGGCGCTGGCGGCGGCGATTGTCACCGTGCGCAGCGAAGTGGACAGCGCTTACGCCGCCCACGACCTGACCGGCGCGCTCACCCGTCTGGCCGCGCTGAAAGCGCCGGTGGATGCGTTCTTTGATGGCGTGATGGTGATGGCCGACGACTTGGCCGTGCGGCAAAACCGCCTGGCCCTGCTGGCGCAGCTGGCTGGGTTGTTCAACCGGGTGGCGGATATTTCCCTGCTGCTGGAATAA
- the gloA gene encoding lactoylglutathione lyase translates to MRLLHTMLRVGDLDASLRFYTEVLGMRLLRRTDYPEGRFTLAFVGYGDEADHTVIELTHNWDTARYELGNGYGHIAVEVADAAAACDQVRALGGKVTREAGPMKHGSTIIAFVEDPDGYKIEFIQRGSH, encoded by the coding sequence ATGCGTTTATTGCACACCATGTTGCGCGTTGGCGATCTGGATGCCTCGCTGCGTTTTTACACCGAAGTGCTGGGTATGCGCCTGCTGCGCCGCACCGACTACCCAGAAGGCCGTTTCACCCTGGCGTTTGTTGGTTACGGCGACGAGGCCGACCACACGGTGATTGAGCTCACCCATAACTGGGACACCGCCCGCTATGAACTGGGTAATGGCTACGGCCATATTGCCGTGGAAGTGGCCGATGCCGCCGCTGCCTGTGACCAGGTGCGCGCGCTGGGTGGCAAGGTGACCCGCGAAGCCGGCCCGATGAAGCATGGCAGTACCATCATTGCCTTTGTCGAAGACCCGGATGGCTACAAGATCGAGTTCATCCAGCGCGGCAGCCATTAA
- the gmhB gene encoding D-glycero-beta-D-manno-heptose 1,7-bisphosphate 7-phosphatase has translation MKLVILDRDGVINQDRDDFVKNSLEWVALPRSLEAIALLSQAGWHVVVATNQSGLGRGLFDMHALNAMHEKMHRLAHKAGGRIDAVFFCPHKPDSQCACRKPLPGMVLDIAERFGVRPESLPLIGDSLRDLQAVAAVGGQPILVRTGKGDATLAKGDLPPRTQVFDDLFIAAEYLIGQGDD, from the coding sequence ATGAAACTCGTCATCCTCGACCGCGACGGCGTCATCAACCAGGACCGCGACGACTTCGTCAAGAACAGCCTGGAATGGGTGGCCCTGCCACGCAGCCTGGAAGCCATCGCCCTGCTGTCGCAAGCCGGCTGGCATGTGGTGGTGGCCACCAATCAGTCCGGCCTGGGTCGGGGCTTGTTTGACATGCATGCGCTCAATGCCATGCATGAAAAGATGCACCGCCTGGCACACAAGGCCGGCGGGCGGATTGACGCGGTGTTTTTCTGTCCGCACAAGCCAGACAGCCAGTGCGCCTGTCGCAAGCCGCTGCCGGGCATGGTGCTGGACATTGCCGAACGCTTTGGCGTGCGCCCGGAAAGCCTGCCGCTGATTGGCGACAGCCTGCGCGACCTGCAGGCCGTGGCGGCAGTGGGCGGCCAGCCTATCCTGGTGCGCACCGGCAAGGGCGACGCTACCCTGGCCAAAGGCGACCTGCCGCCGCGCACCCAGGTGTTTGATGATTTGTTTATTGCCGCCGAGTACCTGATTGGCCAGGGCGACGATTAA